A segment of the Panacibacter ginsenosidivorans genome:
TATTCCTTTACCAACTAATTATGGGCCGCTTGATGGTAAAAGTTTTTACGCAGCACTTACAGGTTCAAGCGTACCTACAAGACAGTGGATATATTGTTATTATGATGCCAACATGCAGGGGCAGCCAGACAAACCACCAATTGGATGGGTGCAGGATACAGCCTATAAATTATATGATAGCACTGGCCTGTTTTATCATTATTCAATAGATCTTCAGGAAGCAAGCCCATTAAAAAATAGCAGGCTTACCCCAGCTGAAAAAAGTTTAAAAAAACAAATGCAGGGTATTTTAGCTGGTATGCATAATTAATAGAGGTTAGTATGATGAACCCGGCTGCAAAACCATAAGCAACTATTGTTGCGTCGCACTCTTGTACACTTTGTTTTTTGTGGCACAAAAATAAAACTGTTGTAAAAATTTCATGGCTCAATAAAGAATATTGGTATAAGGGTGCGACGCAACAATTGCCTGATAAAAGTGCTAAAGCCCGGAAAAAAATAATGCAATCACAAGGTTTAAATAATTTAGTTTATACCTGCGCGGCATATTCACCCAAATAGTCTTATAAATTTTGATGCAGGACCGCAGGTTACTTACAAAATTTTAGTTTAAGGATAATTTTTATCAAAAAAACACTCCAAAAGTCTTTCTATTACGAATTAATGAAATGTGCTAATGAAACAAAGGATAAAAATTACAAAATGAAAGATACTTGCGTGTCAGGCATCAATCTTTTCAGACAAATGCTGCTTTAATTTTTTTACTAGCGAGGGGAAATGAATAGGTTTTTCTATAAAATCATCTGCTCCATAACCTGTATATTCTTCTTTGCTCACAATCAGGCCTGAAAAAAGTATAATCTTTAGCCTTTTAGTTTTAGCATTTGATTTCAACTGTATACAAATATCTCTTCCATCAAGTTCTGCCAGCTTTATGTCCAACAAAATTATATCAGGCATAAGTACACTTATCATATTAAATGCAGTTTCCGGCCTTGAAAGAACCGTGGTATTGTATCCTTTATTTTCAAGCAATTTTTTAAGAGAAATTAAAACATCTTCCTCGTCGTCGATTATTAAAATATTGTGCATGGTGTTTATCGGTTTGGTGTTTTAGATTTTGCAAAATTTGTGCCTTTTATCTTATGTAAAGATTATAATAGCATTAATAAATCTTCTCATCCAAAAAAAACTGCTTATTAAATTTACAGTTTAATAAATTATAAAAGATAAGTAAAAATTTCTACACTTTTATACCTCTCCATGACAGATATTTTCTCAATCACTCTTTAGACTTTAAATAAAAGACGCCAACACATGCTGTGTTGGCGTCTTCAAAATTTCCTTTACGATACAATTTCTATTTGCTCATTTTTTTATAAAGTTCCAGGTCACCATTACCTGCAGCCTTGATAATATAGTTTTTCCCCTCTTTATTAAGAGTCACCAAATATTGAGTTTCGCCATTCATGGCAAATTCAATAACTTCTGTTTTTGCAAACCCTACGTATTTTTCATTTATTGATTTTGCAACCAATAATGGCAGATGATCTTCTGCTATAACAGATCCGGTTGCAATAAGATTACCTGTTTCATCAAAAAAAGCTTCAACCTCTTTTCCGGTATAATTAAAAGAAGCGCGGTAAAGTCCTGAGGTTAATTCAACCCAACTGACTTTATCTGCCCCGGAAAATTCTTTGTTGAATGATTTTAATACTGATTTGGAAACAGAAGCACCATCATAAGCAAATGTAGCGCTTGTTGTTAGGCTGAATATAACAGCCAGTGTTGCAATGATCTTTTTCATGTTGTAAATTTTTTTGTGTTTTATAAATTAGCTGAACTGGTTCCAGAGCTTTCAATTTCCTATCTACTTGCATCCAACTTGCTCAACCATGCATCAAAAATAGATTTGATCATTTCTTAAAAAAATACAAAATAGATGTATTGCGGAAATGCAGCGGCAAACTGATGATTTTAGTAGGTGAGCCGTTTCGATAACTCCATAATGAGAAAAAGAAACTATTACAACTCTTACCTTCGTTAAGTTTTTTATAACAAATAATCTATGGGCAAGTTTCACAACCGCATTACTGAAGCGCACATCGAATTCATTGCAAAACAAAAAATATTTTTTACTGCCACTGCACCACTAAGCACAGAAGGTCATATCAATCTTTCACCAAAGGGCTTGGACAGTTTTCGTGTTCTTTCTCCGGCAAAAGTTATTTACATGGATATTATTGGCAGTGGCAACGAAACATCTGCGCATATTTTAGAAAATAAGCGCATCACTTTTATGTTCTGTGCATTTGATGGTCCGCCCAATATTCTGAGACTTTATGGAAAAGGTTATACCGTTCTTCCAACCGATGACGAATGGAAAGAATATGCAGTCATGTTTGAATTGCCGCCAGGTATCCGCCAATTTATAGTAGCAGATATTTATAAAGTACAAACCTCTTGCGGATTTAGTGTTCCTTATTATGAATATATGGGCGAAAGAGATCATGCAACAAAATGGGCAGAAACAAAGGGCAAAGACGGGCTTAAACAATATATAAAAGATAAAAATCTTGTAAGCCTTGATGGGTTGCCTACAGCACTTACAGAAAAAGTTTCCTAACGTTATATTTTCAAATCAGTTGTGCTAACATTTTGTGGAAAAATAACAACCCGCTTTAATTTTTCCGTCCTATATTTAGTTTGCCATAAAAATAATAACGATGGGTTCAGCTTCATTAATTGTTCTGATCATCGCAGCAGTTGCTTTTTCCGCTATCGGCATTGCTGTAGCGAAAATTCTAACGAAGTCCAAACCTAATCCTGTAAAGGGTCAGCCATACGAATGCGGTATTCCTACAGAAGGTTCTCCATGGAATCAATTCAATGTTGGCTATTATTTGTTCGCACTCATCTTTCTCATTTTCGACGTTGAACTGATCTTTTTATACCCTTGGGCGGTCGTGGTAAAAGAAGTAGGCATAACAGCCTTAGTTGAGATCATCGTTTTCTTTTTCATATTATTCATGGGCTTTCTATATGCACATAAAACAGGAGCATTGAAGTGGATGTAAAAGATAACATACAAAACAAAGCAGATTTTCCTGGTCAGGTGCATCAAACACCAGGCGGTGGTGTGCTTATAAGCAAGCTTGATGAAGTTATCAACTGGGCACGTGCAAATTCATTGTGGCCATTGGTTTTTGGCACCAGTTGCTGCGCTATAGAAATGATGAGCACAGCGTCCGCTAAATATGACTGGAGCCGCTTTGGTTTTGAAGTGGCACGTGCTACGCCCCGACAGGCAGATGTCATCATCATTGCGGGAACTATTGTAAACAAAATGGCGCCTGTGTTGAAACGTTTATATGATCAGATGCCTGATCCAAAATATGTGATTGCAATGGGTGCATGTGCTACGAGCGGGGGTCCTTTTTTCTACAATACTTATTCTGTGGTGAAGGGTGCAGATCATGTAATTCCTGTTGATGTGTACATTGCAGGTTGCCCGCCAAGACCAGAAGCGTTAATACATGCGTTGATTGCGTTACAAAATAAAATAAAAGCAGGCGGCAACATTGATAAGATACATATAGAAAAGCAATAAGAAGCTTTTCTACTAAGCTTGAGGGCTGCTATTAAGCTTTCGTTGCGTCGCACTCTTGTACTTTAGTAGTTAATTCAAAAGTAAAAAGCCAAAATTCAAAACTGAGTCACGGCTTTTGAATTTTTACTTTGTTCATCAGTGTTCTGAACGATGAAGTGATTGCGACGCAACAACCGATGCCATAAAAAACAAAAGCTTGTAACAAAAAAATAAGTTTTGACTAACGACGAACTTAAAATAAAAATCAGCGAGTCATTTCCATCATCAACATTTGAAGAAGGAACGGAATGGATAACTATGTTGATAGACTCAACAACATGGAAAGACGTTGCACTTGAATTGAGTAATAGTTTGCTATTTGATTTTTTGTTTTGCGTTACCTGTGTTGACTGGAAAACACACTTAACAATGGTGTATCATTTAAGATCAACAACGCAAAAACATATAGTAGTTGTAAAAGCAAAACTCGACAGAGAGAACCCCCGGATAGCAACGGTTTCAGATATATGGCGCACCGCAGAATTTCATGAACGTGAGGCGTATGATTTATTTGGTGTACAATTCATTGGGCATCCTGATTTGAGAAGATTGTTTTTGACAGATGACTATGAAGGTTTTCCATTGCGCAAAGATTTTGAAGATCCGGTAAATATGATAAAGTTATAACAGTCTTGAGTTTAAAGTTTTGAGTTGCGAGTTGTAAAACTTAAAACACAAAACACAAAACACAAAACACAAAACTTAAAATTTGTTTGAAGAAGTAGGCACAACAACAGAAGGTGATTTAATGATCAATGTGGGTCCGCAGCATCCATCTACACATGGCGTGTTGCATCTTGTTATAACATTGCGCGGAGAAACCATTATAAAAGTTGAACCCCATCTCGGATACATTCACCGCTCTATTGAAAAGATGTGTGAGAGTCTTAGTTACAGGCAATTTATTTATGTAACAAGCCGCATGGATTATCTCTCTTCGCACATTAATAATCATGGTTGCGCTTTATGTGTTGAAAAAGGTTTGCAAATAGAAATTCCTGAACGTGCAAAAGTTATTCGTGTATTGATGGATGAATTAACGAGACTTGCATCGCATCAATTATGGTGGGGCGCAATGGCAATGGATGTTGGCGCACTCACACCTTTCTTTCATGCATTCCGCGAAAGAGAAACGATCAATGAAATAATGGAAGAAACATGCGGCGCAAGATTAACGATGAACTATATGGTACCCGGTGGTGTAATGTACGACTTGCATCCAAACTTTCAGAAAAGAGTTAAAGATTTTATTACACTCTTCAAATCAAAGATTGATGAGTACGATGAAATGGTAACAGGAAATGTGATCTTTCAAAACCGCATGAAAGATGTTGGTTTTATTTCGAAAGAAGATGCAATATCTTATGGTTGTACAGGTCCCACTGCAAGAGCAAGTGATGTAAGTTGTGACATTCGCAAACTGTTTCCTTACGAAGTGTATGACAAGTTAGATTTTCATGAGATAACTGCAACAGATGGAGATTGCTTTGCGAGATATATGGTACGTGTACAGGAAATGCGGCAATCACTTTCCATTGTTGAACAATTGATAGATATTATTCCCGAAGGAGATTTCCAGGCAAAAACAAAAGCGGTGTTGAAATTACCCAAAGGAGAATTTTATTCAAGAGTAGAAACGGCACGTGGCGAGTTTGGTGTATACATCATCAGCGAAGGCGGAACAACACCTTATCGCATAAAATTTCGTTCGCCGGGTTTTTCAAATTTATCGGCATTGGACCATATGGCTCGTGGACATAAGATAGGTGATCTTGTTGCCATCATGGGAACATTGGACTTGGTGATACCGGATATAGATAGATAGACAATATGTTTAGTTTAGAAAGCATAACAAACAGCATTCACACATGGTTGAATAATACATTCAACCCAACACTCGCATTGATATTTGAATTTGTCATTGTAGGTATTTCTGTGATTACTTTGTTTGCAGTGCTTGGATTGATTTTAGTATTTATGGAACGAAAAGTATCTGCCTATATGCAGATAAGATTAGGTCCAAACCGTGTAGGCTTTAAAGGTATATTGCAGACATTAGCTGACACACTAAAGCTTGCCGTAAAAGAAGGGTTAACACCAGATGGCGCAGATAAATTCTTATTCAATCTTGCACCATTTGTTGTGATGATCGTCGCCATGCTCATCCTCGCTCCTATTCCTTTTGCAAAAGGTTTTCAGATTTGGGATATTAATATTGGTGTGTTGTATGTAAGCGCTGTTTCGTCTGTTTCTGTTATTGGGATTTTAATGGCAGGCTGGGCAAGCAATAACAAATATTCATTGCTTGGTGCAATGCGTAGCGGCGCACAAATTGTAAGTTATGAATTGAGCGCAGGTCTTTCTATTATTTCCATTGTTGTGCTGACAGGTAGCTTACAGATATCACAGATCGTTGCTTCTCAGGAAAATGGCTGGTGGATCTTTAAAGGTCATATTCCTGCAATCATTTCATTTGTAATTTTTATTATAGCTGTAACTGCAGAAACAAACCGTGCACCATTCGATCTTGCTGAAGCTGAAAGCGAACTCACCGCAGGTTTTCACACCGAATATTCAGGAATGAAATTCGCCTTGTTCTTTTTAGCAGAGTATGTAAATATTTTTATCGTGTGCAGTATCGGTGCCATTTTATTTCTTGGCGGCTGGATGCCTTTACACATCGGCAGTTGGCAGGGCTTTAATCATGTGATGGATTATATTCCGTCATCTGTTTGGTTCTTTGCAAAAGTATTCTTTCTAATTTTTGTCATCATGTGGTTTCGGTGGACATTTCCACGTTTGCGCATTGATCAGTTATTAAATCTTGAATGGAAATATTTGTTGCCGATAAGTATGGTAAATTTATTATTGATGACATTAATCGCAATTATGGGTTGGCATTTTTAATACTCCTAAAGAGGAGTAATGAAGTTCTTTTTATGTTACAAACTTTGGTATTTCATGGCATCAGCTGTTGTGTCACTCACTTGTACGTTCAGTTCAATAATGAACAAGGCGTTGAAGAGTGCGATGCAACAAATGCTAAATAGTAGTAATGCAGATTGGATCACAATAAAAAATAAAACTTGTTTTTAAAAAAATACATATCAGATATTTTCAATGCAGTAAAGTCTTTGCTGATAGGCATGCGGCGTACAGGTTATTATTTTACACATCGCAAAGAAATTATTACGCAACAATATCCTGATGTAAAACAAATCTTGCCCGAACGTTTTCGCGGCGAAGTGATCATGCTTCACGACGAAAATAATGAACATGCGTGCACGGGTTGTACGGCGTGTGAACTGGCTTGCCCGAATGGAACGATCAAGATTATTACAAAATTTGATGTAACGCCGGAAGGGAAAAAAAAGAAAGCCCTGGATACATTTATATATCATTTGGAGTTGTGTACCATGTGTAATTTATGTATAGAAGCATGCCCGACCGATGCCATAAAAATGGCGCAGAATTTTGAACACAGCGTATATGACCGCAGCCAGTTGACAAAGAAATTAAACAAGCCTGGATCTAAAATAAGGGAGGGTGTAGAATGAGTGCATCGCAAATTATTTTTTACATCATTGCAGTATTTATTTTATTTACTGCTTTGCTTGCAGTGACAACCAGAAAAATATTTCGCTCTGCAATATGGTTGTTGTTTGCTTTGGTTGGTATTGCGGGTTTGTTTTTCTGGATGGATGTAGAGTTTATTGCTGCTGTTCAGATTGTGGTGTATGTTGGTGGCATTGTGGTGTTGATCATCTTTTCTATTTTTCTTACGCAGCAATCCGGCAATGAAATGATGAAACCCAAATTAAGCAGAACAATATTTTCTGTATCGGCTGCTGTGTTTGGGTTTGCGCTGTTTTATACATTGATCGGTAAATATAATTTTCAAACAGCGTCAGGAAAAGTTTTAAATGTGGATGTTAGAGAAATCGGAACGCAATTGCTTAGCACAACAGAACACGGTTTTATTTTACCTTTTGAAGTGGTGAGTATTTTATTATTGGCCGCGATGATCGGTTGTATTGTTATTGCCATGAAATCAAAAACTGCAACAAATGAGTGAGATTCCATTAAGCCATATTTTGTTTTTAAGTACAGCTTTGTTTTTTATAGGCATGTATGGTTTATTTACCAGGAGAAATCTCATTACAATTTTGATGAGCGTTGAACTGATGCTGAACAGTGTTAATATAAACTTTGTGGCGTTCAACAAATATTTATATCCTGATCAACTGAATGGAATATTTTTTACCATTTTTATTATAACAATTGCCGCAGCAGAAGCTGCTGTTGCCATTGCGATTATTATAAATCTGTATCGCAGTCACAATTCAATTGATGTGGAAAGTGCAGAAGAAATGAAGTGGTGAGTAGGTAGATAAATAACCGTGACAACTAAAGAAAAATATACAATGAGTTATACTTCGTATGTTTCTTTAATCCCTTTACTGCCACTGGCAGGTTTTGTGGTAATAGGTTTATGGGGCAAGAAATATTTATCAAAAGTATCAGGTATAATTGGCACACTTATTCTATTAACGATCACCGCTCTCTCTTTTGTCACTGCTTACCAATATTTTTTTGTTGATGGAAAAGCGAATGATGTTTATCAACCCATTATTGCATTTGATTATACATGGCTAAGGTTTTCAGATAATCTTTCCATAGATATGGGCATCATACTCGATCCTATTTCCGTGATGATGCTTGTGGTGGTAGGTTTTGTTTCACTGATGGTGCATATTTTCAGCCTAGGTTATATGAAAGGAGAAGAACGTTTTGCAACGTACTATGCATTTCTTTCTTTATTTACATTTTCGATGTTAGGATTGGTGCTTTCAACAAACATATTCCAGATCTATATTTTCTGGGAATTAGTTGGTGTTTCTTCCTACCTGCTTATTGGTTTTTATTACGATAAGCCGTCGGCTGTTGCCGCATCAAAAAAAGCATTCATCGTAACACGCTTTGCGGATCTTGGATTTCTCATTGGCATTCTTATTCTTGCGTTTCATGCAGAGACATTAGACTTTCATACTTTGATTGAAAGATTAACTGATGCATCATCCCATCAATATTTAACTGCTGCAACGACATCTCTATTTGGCGTGTCTGCACTAACGTGGGGATTGACATTAATTTTCATCGGCGGCGCAGGAAAATCTGCGATGTTCCCTTTGCATATCTGGCTACCAGATGCGATGGAAGGTCCAACTCCTGTTTCAGCATTGATACACGCCGCGACAATGGTTGTTGCTGGTGTATATCTTGTCGCAAGATTATTTCCTGTATTTTCATTTGATGGGGTTGCGTTAGATATTGTGGGGTATGTTGGTGCATTCTCAGCAATATTCGCTGCAGTTATTGCATGCACACAAACAGATATTAAAAGGGTGCTCGCCTACTCCACCATGTCGCAGATCGGTTATATGATGTTTGCATTGGGCGTTGCAAGAACTGATAGTGAAAATAGTTTAGGTTTTACGGCTTCCATGTTTCATTTGTTTACACATGCATTTTTTAAATCATTGTTGTTCCTATGTGCAGGTGCCATCATTCATTTGGTGCATAGCAACGATATGAAAGATATGGGTGGCTTACGAAAGCTGATGCCCGTTACGCATATTTGTTTTCTCATCGCATGCCTTGCTATTGCAGGCATTCCACCGTTTGCAGGTTTCTTTAGCAAGGAAGAAATTTTAACTGCGGCGTATCAATCAAACAAGCTTATTTATTTCGTTGGCTTGTTTACTTCTGCGCTCACAGCATTTTATATGTTCCGTTTGTATTTCTCTATTTTCTGGAACAAAGAGCCGCATGTACATGAATCGCATCATGGCGAAGGAACAATGAGTATGAAATTACCATTGATCTTGTTGGCTACAGGCACTGTGCTTGTTGGTTTTATTCACTTTGGTTCATTTGTAACTGATGATGGCAAGCCAGTGGAAACACAAATCGATATTATTTTTTCTATCACTCCTGTTGTACTTGCAGCTGTCGCTATTTTCATTGCATCTTCATTGTATAAGACGGCGAATGATCGTCCGGAAAAGATTGCAAACGCTATCAGTTTATTATATCGTGCAGCTTATAAGAAATTTTATATAGATGAGATATATCTTTTTATCACGAAGAAAATATTGTTTAATCTGGTTGGCAAACCTGCGGCATGGATCGATAAAAACATTGTTGATGGTTTAATGAATTTGATTGCTGCCATTACTGCAAAGATCAGCGCTGCGATAAAAAGATTACAATCAGGAAAAGTACAGAATTATGCTTTGTATTTTTTTGCAGGTGTTTCGGGGCTTGCTGTAGTGTTTATCTGGTGGTGGAAGTGACAGTTTTGAATTCTGTGTTTTGAATTTAATGATGAACCAGGCATTTGTTTTTCATGTCATCAACTGTTGCGTCGCACACTTGTACAGTATAACATTGATGAACAAAAAACAGAACGTTGAAGTGAGTGACACAACGATGTTTAAAAGTAGTACTACAGTTAAGTACATAAAATAAAAATCAGCGAATGAATTTATCATTGCTTGTCATATTACCATTATTAACTGCTATCATAATCTTGTTTTGCAAAGATTTGAAACAGGTAAGAGTTGTTGCACTTTTTGGATCAATATTGCAATGCCTGCTTGTTGCATACACTTACATTATTTACAATAAAGAATTATTATCTGCTGATAAAGTATCAAATTTTTTATTAGAATATTCTCACTCATGGTTTACAGCATTAAACATCAATTATCATGTAGGTGTTGATGGCATTTCGATAGCAATGATTGCATTAACCGCATGTGTTGTATTAGCCGGCGTATTAGTTTCGTGGAAAGAAGAACGCATGAGTAAAGAATTTTTCTTTTTGCTGATGTTGCTTGCAGTTGGTGCGTATGGATTTTTTATATCCCTTGATTTGTTTACCATGTTCTTCTTTTTAGAAGTAGCAGTTATACCAAAATTTTTATTGATTGGCATCTGGGGCAGCGGCAAAAAAGAATATAATGCACTGAAACTTGCATTAATGCTGACAGCCGCATCTGCATTAGTTTTTGTGGGGTTGATGGGAATTTATTTTTACGCAGGTTCATTCAATCTTGAATACATTTCGAAGATGCACATTGATCCTGAGGTTCAGAAAATATTTTTCCCTTTTGCATTTGTGGGCTTTGGAATATTTACTGCATTGTTTCCTTTTCACACATGGGTGCCTGATGGACACTCGTCTGCACCAACAGCAGGTTCTATGTTTCTTGCAGGCATCTCGATGAAACTCGGTGGTTATGGTTGTTTGCGTGTGGCAACATACTTAATGCCTGATGCTGCAAAAGAATATTCAATGATCATTGTGGTGCTAGCTACGATTGCAATTATTTATGGTGCATTCGCTACCATGATGCAGAAAGATTTAAAATACATCAACGCATATTCATCAGTCAGTCATTGTGGGTTTGTGTTACTTGGCATTGGAATGCTCACTGAAACTTCGATAAGAGGTGCAGTTTTGCAAATGGTATCGCATGGATTAATGACAGCACTTTTCTTTGCTGCCATTGGAATGATCTATAGCAAAACACATACAAGAATGGTTGCACAACTTGGAGGTTTATTAAAAGTGATGCCGTTTATTTCTGCAGTGTTTGTAATCGCAGGCTTATGTTCATTAGGGTTGCCGGGATTAAGCGGTTTTGTTGCAGAGATGACTGTATTTATGGGTTCATGGCAAAATACGGATAGTGCATACAGAATAGCAACAATACTTTCATGCGCATCTATAGTGGTAACTGCGGTTTATATTTTAAGAGCGATCGGGCAATCTATAATGGGACTGGTTACTGATAAACATTATTTGAAATTAAGTGATGCAGCATGGTATGAAAAATTTGCAGTACTTGTGTTGGTTGCAGGAATTGTTTTTATTGGTATTGCTCCTTTTATATTGAACAACTTAATATCTCCGGCAACAGAAACAATTATACAGCATATAACAAATGCATTGGCTTTGAAATGATGATCAATTATGATGAATGATTTTTATATTTTATTGAAGCAGGAACTGGTGATAACAGTACTCATCTTTATTTTGCTTTTTATAAAAGTTGGTTCAAAAGAAAAAAGCAATGAAAGCCTGCTCAGCATTATTAATATACTGTTATTGGTAAATGTGATTGCCGGCTGTCTTTTCAGCAGAGATGGCTCATTATTTAGCAAGATGTTTGTTACAAATGATTTGATAGTGCTGCAAAAGACCATCCTTAATTTTGGAACATTATTAATATCAATGCTGGCATACCCATGGCTAAAGAATCATAAACATGTCCTGGAGTTTTACATGCTGCTGTTATCAACTTTACTGGGAATGTTCTTTATGATCTCCGCAGGCAATCTTCTTATGTTTTATCTGGGGCTTGAGTTATCTACTATACCACTTGCCGCAATTGTAAACTTTGATCTTAACAGAAGGCAATCTTCAGAAGGCGCAATGAAGCTGATTATTTCTTCTGCTTTTTCATCAGCATTGTTATTGTTTGGTATTTCTTTATTATATGGTACCACAGGCTCGCTTGATTATTTTGCAATAGCGCAAAAGCTTAACGGATCAGTATTACAGCTTTTCTCATTTATTCTTTTACTGGCAGG
Coding sequences within it:
- a CDS encoding NADH-quinone oxidoreductase subunit C codes for the protein MTNDELKIKISESFPSSTFEEGTEWITMLIDSTTWKDVALELSNSLLFDFLFCVTCVDWKTHLTMVYHLRSTTQKHIVVVKAKLDRENPRIATVSDIWRTAEFHEREAYDLFGVQFIGHPDLRRLFLTDDYEGFPLRKDFEDPVNMIKL
- a CDS encoding pyridoxamine 5'-phosphate oxidase family protein, which codes for MGKFHNRITEAHIEFIAKQKIFFTATAPLSTEGHINLSPKGLDSFRVLSPAKVIYMDIIGSGNETSAHILENKRITFMFCAFDGPPNILRLYGKGYTVLPTDDEWKEYAVMFELPPGIRQFIVADIYKVQTSCGFSVPYYEYMGERDHATKWAETKGKDGLKQYIKDKNLVSLDGLPTALTEKVS
- a CDS encoding response regulator, yielding MHNILIIDDEEDVLISLKKLLENKGYNTTVLSRPETAFNMISVLMPDIILLDIKLAELDGRDICIQLKSNAKTKRLKIILFSGLIVSKEEYTGYGADDFIEKPIHFPSLVKKLKQHLSEKIDA
- a CDS encoding NADH-quinone oxidoreductase subunit J family protein codes for the protein MSASQIIFYIIAVFILFTALLAVTTRKIFRSAIWLLFALVGIAGLFFWMDVEFIAAVQIVVYVGGIVVLIIFSIFLTQQSGNEMMKPKLSRTIFSVSAAVFGFALFYTLIGKYNFQTASGKVLNVDVREIGTQLLSTTEHGFILPFEVVSILLLAAMIGCIVIAMKSKTATNE
- the nuoH gene encoding NADH-quinone oxidoreductase subunit NuoH encodes the protein MFSLESITNSIHTWLNNTFNPTLALIFEFVIVGISVITLFAVLGLILVFMERKVSAYMQIRLGPNRVGFKGILQTLADTLKLAVKEGLTPDGADKFLFNLAPFVVMIVAMLILAPIPFAKGFQIWDINIGVLYVSAVSSVSVIGILMAGWASNNKYSLLGAMRSGAQIVSYELSAGLSIISIVVLTGSLQISQIVASQENGWWIFKGHIPAIISFVIFIIAVTAETNRAPFDLAEAESELTAGFHTEYSGMKFALFFLAEYVNIFIVCSIGAILFLGGWMPLHIGSWQGFNHVMDYIPSSVWFFAKVFFLIFVIMWFRWTFPRLRIDQLLNLEWKYLLPISMVNLLLMTLIAIMGWHF
- a CDS encoding NADH-quinone oxidoreductase subunit A; translated protein: MGSASLIVLIIAAVAFSAIGIAVAKILTKSKPNPVKGQPYECGIPTEGSPWNQFNVGYYLFALIFLIFDVELIFLYPWAVVVKEVGITALVEIIVFFFILFMGFLYAHKTGALKWM
- the nuoK gene encoding NADH-quinone oxidoreductase subunit NuoK, producing MSEIPLSHILFLSTALFFIGMYGLFTRRNLITILMSVELMLNSVNINFVAFNKYLYPDQLNGIFFTIFIITIAAAEAAVAIAIIINLYRSHNSIDVESAEEMKW
- a CDS encoding NADH-quinone oxidoreductase subunit D → MFEEVGTTTEGDLMINVGPQHPSTHGVLHLVITLRGETIIKVEPHLGYIHRSIEKMCESLSYRQFIYVTSRMDYLSSHINNHGCALCVEKGLQIEIPERAKVIRVLMDELTRLASHQLWWGAMAMDVGALTPFFHAFRERETINEIMEETCGARLTMNYMVPGGVMYDLHPNFQKRVKDFITLFKSKIDEYDEMVTGNVIFQNRMKDVGFISKEDAISYGCTGPTARASDVSCDIRKLFPYEVYDKLDFHEITATDGDCFARYMVRVQEMRQSLSIVEQLIDIIPEGDFQAKTKAVLKLPKGEFYSRVETARGEFGVYIISEGGTTPYRIKFRSPGFSNLSALDHMARGHKIGDLVAIMGTLDLVIPDIDR
- a CDS encoding 4Fe-4S binding protein, with amino-acid sequence MFLKKYISDIFNAVKSLLIGMRRTGYYFTHRKEIITQQYPDVKQILPERFRGEVIMLHDENNEHACTGCTACELACPNGTIKIITKFDVTPEGKKKKALDTFIYHLELCTMCNLCIEACPTDAIKMAQNFEHSVYDRSQLTKKLNKPGSKIREGVE
- the nuoL gene encoding NADH-quinone oxidoreductase subunit L: MSYTSYVSLIPLLPLAGFVVIGLWGKKYLSKVSGIIGTLILLTITALSFVTAYQYFFVDGKANDVYQPIIAFDYTWLRFSDNLSIDMGIILDPISVMMLVVVGFVSLMVHIFSLGYMKGEERFATYYAFLSLFTFSMLGLVLSTNIFQIYIFWELVGVSSYLLIGFYYDKPSAVAASKKAFIVTRFADLGFLIGILILAFHAETLDFHTLIERLTDASSHQYLTAATTSLFGVSALTWGLTLIFIGGAGKSAMFPLHIWLPDAMEGPTPVSALIHAATMVVAGVYLVARLFPVFSFDGVALDIVGYVGAFSAIFAAVIACTQTDIKRVLAYSTMSQIGYMMFALGVARTDSENSLGFTASMFHLFTHAFFKSLLFLCAGAIIHLVHSNDMKDMGGLRKLMPVTHICFLIACLAIAGIPPFAGFFSKEEILTAAYQSNKLIYFVGLFTSALTAFYMFRLYFSIFWNKEPHVHESHHGEGTMSMKLPLILLATGTVLVGFIHFGSFVTDDGKPVETQIDIIFSITPVVLAAVAIFIASSLYKTANDRPEKIANAISLLYRAAYKKFYIDEIYLFITKKILFNLVGKPAAWIDKNIVDGLMNLIAAITAKISAAIKRLQSGKVQNYALYFFAGVSGLAVVFIWWWK
- a CDS encoding NADH-quinone oxidoreductase subunit B: MDVKDNIQNKADFPGQVHQTPGGGVLISKLDEVINWARANSLWPLVFGTSCCAIEMMSTASAKYDWSRFGFEVARATPRQADVIIIAGTIVNKMAPVLKRLYDQMPDPKYVIAMGACATSGGPFFYNTYSVVKGADHVIPVDVYIAGCPPRPEALIHALIALQNKIKAGGNIDKIHIEKQ